In a genomic window of Methylovirgula sp. 4M-Z18:
- a CDS encoding DUF3053 family protein, whose product MAGCGDDSEQRKALIDALQSGTLDKAGANLPDLNADQIKALGPYAEDLAVLVAFKQGFDGLQAKAMDQFRVSAPYFRSIATLVQHKDDLTAASAALTGLNQDLTGLVHATDVKHASLKMPDDVREVFDKAYARVVTAPGDALSDVIAQMSARTASSLQMIAFIEQNKGSFEIAGDAPVTTDPALEPDVNGLIQKVNETNAKLLPLVQKFQTVVRG is encoded by the coding sequence TTGGCGGGATGCGGGGACGATTCGGAGCAGCGCAAGGCGTTGATCGATGCGCTCCAGAGCGGGACTTTGGACAAGGCGGGCGCCAATCTGCCCGATCTGAATGCCGACCAGATCAAGGCGCTGGGGCCCTATGCCGAAGATCTCGCGGTGCTGGTCGCGTTCAAGCAGGGGTTCGATGGGCTGCAGGCGAAGGCGATGGACCAATTCCGCGTCTCCGCGCCGTATTTTCGCTCCATCGCGACGCTCGTCCAGCATAAGGACGATTTGACCGCCGCGAGCGCCGCGCTGACCGGCCTCAATCAGGATCTGACCGGGCTCGTGCATGCGACCGACGTCAAACACGCCAGTCTGAAAATGCCGGATGATGTGCGGGAGGTTTTCGATAAAGCCTATGCGCGCGTCGTGACCGCGCCGGGCGATGCCCTATCGGATGTGATCGCGCAAATGTCGGCGCGCACCGCCTCGTCGCTGCAAATGATCGCCTTTATCGAGCAAAACAAGGGGTCGTTCGAAATTGCCGGCGATGCGCCGGTGACGACCGATCCGGCGCTGGAGCCGGATGTGAATGGCCTCATTCAAAAGGTGAACGAGACGAATGCCAAGCTGCTGCCGCTGGTGCAGAAATTCCAAACTGTCGTCCGCGGTTAA
- a CDS encoding HlyD family secretion protein encodes MRRIFLPLVFLAIVVAAWVYTAQRGPLGTEWQGYAEGDYVKVGPTLAGLVTTVHVARGDVVAKDAPLFDQDDVNDKAALDQAARLYGQAQNQLHNLQTPARDTEIQTAEANLLDAQAARDKVRINLARNQDLLKTGAASTQLVEDQKADLRSAEAKVQGLEASLAQMRSSYGREGDIKAQGAAVEAAQAVIAQARWKLDQRHVIAPAAGTIADVMVRPGEMVSAGAPVVSLLPPENVFVRFFVPEPDLAKLHLGDKVGIVCDNCVRDLTAQISFIAPQVEYTPPVIYSEAQNAKYVVLLEARAQKGAALRLNPGQPVTVRPLGSGAQP; translated from the coding sequence ATGCGGCGCATCTTTCTCCCCCTTGTGTTTTTGGCGATCGTGGTCGCGGCGTGGGTCTACACCGCGCAGCGCGGCCCGCTGGGCACCGAATGGCAGGGTTATGCGGAAGGCGACTATGTGAAGGTCGGGCCGACCCTCGCCGGCCTCGTGACGACGGTGCATGTGGCGCGCGGCGATGTGGTGGCTAAGGATGCGCCGCTGTTCGACCAGGATGACGTGAACGACAAGGCGGCGCTCGATCAGGCCGCACGGCTCTACGGCCAGGCGCAAAATCAGTTGCACAATTTGCAGACCCCCGCCCGCGACACCGAAATCCAGACCGCCGAGGCCAATCTGCTCGATGCGCAGGCCGCCCGCGACAAGGTGCGCATCAATCTCGCCCGCAACCAGGATCTCCTGAAAACCGGCGCCGCTTCGACCCAATTGGTCGAGGATCAAAAAGCCGATCTGCGCTCGGCCGAAGCCAAAGTGCAGGGGCTTGAAGCCTCGCTGGCGCAAATGCGTTCGTCCTACGGCCGCGAAGGCGATATCAAGGCGCAAGGCGCGGCGGTGGAGGCGGCCCAAGCGGTGATCGCCCAGGCGCGCTGGAAGCTCGACCAGCGCCATGTCATCGCGCCCGCCGCCGGCACAATCGCCGATGTCATGGTGCGGCCCGGAGAAATGGTGAGTGCCGGCGCCCCCGTCGTCTCGCTGCTGCCGCCCGAGAACGTCTTCGTGCGCTTCTTCGTTCCCGAACCCGACCTCGCCAAGCTCCACCTCGGCGACAAAGTCGGGATCGTTTGCGACAATTGCGTGCGCGACCTGACCGCGCAAATCTCCTTCATTGCGCCGCAGGTCGAATACACCCCGCCCGTGATCTATTCCGAGGCGCAGAACGCCAAATACGTCGTCCTTCTAGAAGCACGGGCCCAGAAAGGCGCGGCGCTGCGCCTCAATCCCGGCCAGCCCGTCACTGTCCGCCCTCTCGGCTCAGGCGCGCAGCCATGA
- a CDS encoding ABC transporter ATP-binding protein, whose protein sequence is MNGEPVIDVRNLRKDFGPRKVVEDLSLQVEQGEICGFLGANGSGKTTTIRMLCGLLVPDAGSGTCIGFDIIREAQSIRRHVGYMTQKFSFYEDLTVAENLHFVASVYEMKNSRRAVTEIMERMGLADRRDQLAEHLSGGWKQRLALAACVLHQPKLLLLDEPTAGVDAKARREFWDLIHDMAGEGLTVLVSTHYMDEAERCKRVVYLAGGRIVVQGTADEVTEHSGLITFEATGADVDAAARILRRTPGVEAAAVFGPALHVAGTDRAALTKALQSLEPALDWQEVPPRLEDVFIHMLSVKGDGT, encoded by the coding sequence ATGAACGGCGAGCCGGTCATCGACGTGCGCAACCTACGCAAGGATTTCGGCCCGCGCAAAGTGGTCGAAGACCTGTCGCTGCAGGTCGAGCAAGGCGAGATCTGCGGCTTTCTCGGCGCGAACGGCAGCGGCAAAACCACGACGATCCGCATGTTGTGCGGCCTGCTCGTGCCGGATGCGGGCTCGGGCACCTGCATCGGCTTCGACATCATCCGCGAGGCGCAAAGCATCCGCCGCCATGTCGGCTATATGACGCAGAAATTCAGCTTCTACGAGGACCTGACCGTCGCTGAAAATCTCCATTTCGTCGCCAGCGTCTACGAGATGAAGAACAGCCGGCGAGCGGTCACGGAGATCATGGAGCGCATGGGCCTCGCCGACCGGCGCGATCAACTGGCGGAACACCTCTCGGGCGGCTGGAAACAGCGCCTCGCGCTTGCCGCCTGTGTGCTGCACCAGCCGAAACTGTTGCTGCTCGACGAGCCCACCGCCGGCGTCGACGCCAAGGCACGGCGCGAATTTTGGGATCTCATCCACGACATGGCGGGCGAAGGCCTCACCGTGCTCGTCTCCACCCATTACATGGACGAAGCCGAGCGCTGCAAACGCGTCGTCTATCTTGCCGGCGGCCGCATCGTCGTGCAAGGCACGGCCGATGAGGTGACGGAGCACTCGGGCCTCATCACCTTCGAGGCAACCGGCGCCGATGTCGACGCCGCCGCACGCATTTTGCGCCGCACGCCTGGTGTCGAGGCCGCCGCCGTGTTCGGCCCCGCGCTGCATGTCGCCGGCACCGACCGGGCCGCATTGACGAAAGCATTGCAATCGCTCGAACCGGCACTCGACTGGCAAGAGGTGCCGCCGCGGCTCGAAGACGTTTTCATCCACATGCTGAGCGTGAAAGGGGACGGCACATGA
- a CDS encoding ABC transporter permease yields MTGFSLRRLNALLRKEWIQVRRDAMTLRMIILIPIMQLFLFGYAINADPKHLPAGLLVAEHSAYERSIIAAMKNSGYYDIRPLRSEEEANQALAQGTLLFVIQMPPGFDRAVDRGESPSILVDADATDPSAIGNATAALGHLTDALQRDLPPNLQTVAAQPPFQFTVHARYNPEQLTVLNIVPGLICIVLTFSTLFVTTLSITKERERGTMENLLAMPVRPLEVMIAKIAPYMVIGYLQVAMILICSTVFFHLPIRGSIPLLLFALGLFIAGNLALGVFFSTISNNQMQATQLAQFTLMPSFLLSGFMFPFLGMPKWAQVIGEILPTTHAMRMVRGMLLKGNGWSEIWPDVWPIGLFALIVIGIAIWFYRETLD; encoded by the coding sequence ATGACCGGCTTCTCGCTGCGCCGCCTGAACGCGCTATTGCGCAAGGAATGGATTCAGGTCCGCCGCGACGCCATGACTTTGCGCATGATCATCCTCATTCCGATCATGCAGCTCTTTCTGTTCGGCTATGCGATCAACGCCGATCCCAAACACCTACCCGCCGGCCTGCTGGTCGCAGAACACTCTGCCTACGAGCGCTCGATCATCGCCGCGATGAAGAACTCCGGCTATTACGACATCCGCCCACTGCGCAGCGAAGAGGAAGCGAATCAGGCCCTGGCGCAAGGCACCCTGCTCTTCGTGATCCAAATGCCGCCGGGATTCGATCGCGCGGTCGACCGGGGTGAATCGCCAAGCATCCTCGTCGATGCGGACGCGACTGACCCGTCCGCCATCGGCAATGCGACGGCGGCGCTCGGTCATCTGACCGATGCCTTGCAGCGCGACCTGCCGCCGAACCTGCAGACCGTTGCCGCCCAGCCGCCGTTTCAATTCACCGTCCACGCCCGCTACAATCCAGAGCAGCTCACGGTGCTCAATATCGTGCCCGGCCTGATCTGCATCGTGCTGACCTTTTCCACGCTTTTCGTGACGACGCTGTCGATCACCAAGGAGCGCGAGCGCGGCACGATGGAAAATCTGCTCGCCATGCCGGTGCGGCCGCTCGAAGTCATGATTGCGAAGATCGCGCCCTATATGGTGATTGGTTATCTGCAAGTGGCGATGATCCTCATCTGCTCCACCGTCTTCTTCCACCTGCCGATCCGTGGCTCTATCCCCTTACTGCTGTTCGCGCTCGGCCTCTTCATCGCCGGCAATCTTGCGCTGGGCGTATTCTTCTCGACGATCTCGAACAACCAGATGCAGGCGACACAACTCGCGCAATTCACGCTGATGCCGAGCTTCCTGCTCTCGGGCTTCATGTTCCCCTTCCTCGGCATGCCGAAATGGGCGCAGGTGATCGGCGAGATTCTGCCGACCACGCACGCCATGCGGATGGTGCGCGGCATGCTGCTGAAAGGCAACGGCTGGAGCGAAATCTGGCCCGACGTATGGCCGATCGGCCTGTTCGCCCTGATTGTCATCGGCATCGCGATCTGGTTCTATCGCGAGACATTGGATTAG
- a CDS encoding GNAT family N-acetyltransferase, producing MTSFTLRAVRAGDAEELARMANLPGFRSGTLRIPFESVESWKRRLDNTGPELTWIVAEINEQLIGTGNLRAYTPARTAHIGEIFLGVADTHVGRGVGNALLAALIDVADNWRGLKRLELDVFADNEPAIRLYKKHGFEVEGRCLKAGFRNGEYVDTLMMARLRF from the coding sequence ATGACGTCATTCACCTTGCGCGCGGTTCGCGCCGGCGACGCGGAGGAACTTGCGCGGATGGCCAATCTGCCGGGGTTCCGCAGCGGAACGTTGCGCATTCCCTTCGAGAGCGTCGAGTCCTGGAAAAGGCGTCTCGACAACACGGGGCCCGAACTCACCTGGATCGTTGCGGAAATCAACGAGCAGCTCATCGGCACGGGAAATCTGCGCGCCTATACGCCCGCGCGCACAGCTCACATCGGCGAGATCTTTCTTGGTGTTGCAGACACGCATGTGGGCCGAGGCGTCGGCAACGCGCTGCTTGCCGCGCTGATCGACGTGGCCGACAATTGGCGCGGGCTAAAGCGGTTGGAGCTCGACGTGTTCGCCGACAACGAACCGGCGATCCGCCTCTACAAGAAACACGGTTTCGAAGTCGAAGGCCGCTGCCTGAAGGCCGGGTTCCGCAACGGCGAATATGTCGACACGCTGATGATGGCGCGGTTGCGGTTTTGA
- a CDS encoding DUF1501 domain-containing protein has product MAFLCETPSPSRRALLLTGGAMVAWAYLPKFARAADGRDPRLIVIILRGALDGLSALAPVGDPDYARLHGDIALSLTGTNAALPLDSFFALNPSMPTFARLYKDGQALAVHAVATSYRERSHFDGQDVLESGYPGPGRVDSGWLNRAIANLPAGDKVRPVRGLGVGAVAPLVMRGHAPVLGWAPQNLPTAGDDLAARVLDLYKHRDPMLEQALREGLDTDKMATAGGLSGDMARSRGAMDQPAGMRQAAMGAAKLIVEDDGPRVAALEFDGWDTHANEGGATGQLANRLSGLDGAFDEFQKGLGDKWKDTAIVAITEFGRTARINGTVGTDHGTGTVAFLAGGAVKGGRMIADWPGLKDNQLYQNRDLAPTTDLRGVLKGLLADQFGLSAAVLGDKVFPESGAVKPMQGLIA; this is encoded by the coding sequence ATGGCCTTTTTGTGCGAAACCCCTTCGCCGTCGCGCCGTGCCTTGCTGCTCACCGGCGGCGCCATGGTCGCCTGGGCTTACCTGCCGAAATTCGCCCGCGCGGCGGACGGGCGCGATCCGCGCCTTATCGTCATCATCCTGCGCGGCGCGCTCGACGGGCTTTCCGCGCTCGCGCCGGTGGGGGACCCCGATTATGCCCGCCTGCACGGCGACATCGCTCTGTCGCTGACGGGCACCAATGCGGCCTTGCCGCTCGACTCGTTCTTCGCACTCAATCCGTCCATGCCGACCTTCGCCCGGCTCTACAAGGACGGCCAGGCGCTTGCCGTGCATGCGGTGGCAACGAGCTATCGCGAACGCTCGCATTTCGACGGGCAGGATGTGCTGGAGAGCGGCTATCCGGGGCCGGGCCGCGTGGACTCCGGCTGGCTCAACCGGGCGATCGCCAATCTGCCCGCCGGCGACAAGGTGCGGCCGGTGCGCGGCCTCGGCGTCGGCGCCGTCGCGCCGCTGGTGATGCGCGGCCATGCGCCCGTGCTCGGCTGGGCGCCGCAGAACCTGCCGACCGCCGGCGACGATCTCGCCGCGCGCGTGCTCGATCTTTACAAACACCGCGATCCGATGCTGGAACAGGCTCTGCGCGAGGGCCTCGACACCGACAAGATGGCGACCGCCGGCGGCCTCAGCGGCGACATGGCGCGGTCGCGCGGCGCGATGGACCAGCCCGCCGGCATGCGCCAGGCGGCGATGGGCGCGGCGAAATTGATCGTCGAGGACGACGGCCCGCGGGTCGCCGCGCTCGAATTCGACGGTTGGGACACCCATGCCAATGAAGGCGGCGCGACCGGCCAATTGGCCAACCGGCTCTCGGGTCTCGATGGCGCGTTCGACGAGTTTCAAAAGGGTCTTGGCGACAAGTGGAAGGACACGGCCATTGTCGCGATCACCGAATTCGGCCGCACGGCGAGGATCAACGGCACGGTCGGCACCGATCACGGCACCGGGACGGTGGCCTTCCTCGCCGGCGGCGCGGTCAAGGGCGGCCGCATGATCGCCGATTGGCCGGGGCTGAAGGACAACCAACTCTACCAGAACCGCGACCTCGCGCCGACGACGGATTTGCGCGGCGTGCTGAAGGGGCTGCTCGCCGATCAGTTCGGCCTGTCGGCCGCGGTGCTGGGCGACAAGGTGTTTCCGGAGTCGGGCGCGGTGAAACCGATGCAGGGTTTGATCGCGTAG
- a CDS encoding DUF1800 domain-containing protein: protein MAADPQAALVALNRFGLGARPGDLAAAAADPRGFLAQEMAKPDVALIALTPDLAPTKTNLQAMFADQEQKRLQRLAAAQTQPPQDNKMASASPAPGAMQPPSNAAPANSASAQPKPDTPPANPTTMQMQAGAAAMTPPSAGAAPMMAPSSDAKPKPPEPPIEQKIFRAEALARFAQQIAADAGFAERMVAFWSNHFAVSVAKGQFVRVAAGSFEREAIRPYVFGRFADMLKAVEQHPTMLFYLDNQQSIGPNSKAGQSQHKGLNENLARETMELHTLGVGGGYSQADVTSLAAMITGWTFAGREGRIGEPGTFAFIPNWHEPGPKILLGKSYDQDGLAQGEAALSDLARHPSTATHIATKLARHFVADNPPPALVAKLAKAFHDSDGDLKIVSAALIEDDGAWKAPLTKIRNPSDFLIAAARALDYKASDPNPILGGLNALGMGLWQPPGPNGYPDVSEAWASPEAMKVRLDISWQIAQRVRDMGNPLSVLDTAAGLATSRETREAISRAETRQQALAILFMSPEFQRR, encoded by the coding sequence ATGGCTGCGGACCCGCAGGCGGCGCTCGTTGCGCTGAACCGGTTTGGCCTTGGCGCTCGGCCCGGCGATTTGGCGGCGGCGGCAGCCGATCCGCGCGGCTTTCTCGCGCAGGAGATGGCGAAGCCGGACGTGGCGCTCATCGCCCTGACGCCAGATCTCGCGCCGACCAAGACGAATTTGCAAGCGATGTTTGCCGACCAGGAGCAGAAGCGGCTGCAGCGTTTGGCTGCGGCGCAAACGCAACCTCCGCAAGACAATAAGATGGCATCTGCATCTCCGGCGCCGGGCGCGATGCAGCCCCCATCGAATGCGGCGCCCGCCAATTCTGCATCGGCGCAACCCAAGCCGGACACCCCGCCGGCCAATCCCACCACGATGCAGATGCAAGCGGGCGCGGCAGCCATGACGCCGCCCTCGGCGGGCGCCGCGCCCATGATGGCGCCTTCGTCCGATGCCAAGCCGAAGCCGCCCGAACCGCCGATCGAGCAAAAGATCTTCCGGGCCGAGGCGCTGGCGCGGTTCGCGCAACAGATCGCTGCGGACGCCGGTTTTGCCGAGCGGATGGTGGCGTTCTGGTCGAACCATTTTGCGGTGTCGGTGGCTAAGGGCCAGTTCGTGCGCGTTGCGGCCGGCTCGTTCGAGCGCGAGGCGATCCGTCCCTACGTGTTCGGCCGCTTCGCCGATATGCTGAAAGCGGTCGAACAGCATCCCACCATGCTGTTTTATCTCGACAACCAGCAATCGATCGGCCCCAATTCCAAGGCCGGGCAAAGTCAACACAAGGGCCTGAACGAAAATCTCGCCCGCGAGACGATGGAACTGCACACGCTCGGCGTCGGCGGCGGCTATAGTCAGGCCGATGTCACCTCGCTCGCCGCCATGATCACCGGCTGGACATTCGCCGGCCGCGAAGGGCGGATCGGCGAGCCGGGAACCTTCGCCTTCATTCCGAACTGGCACGAGCCGGGACCGAAGATTCTGCTCGGTAAAAGCTACGACCAGGACGGCCTCGCGCAGGGCGAGGCGGCGCTGAGCGATCTTGCGCGCCATCCCTCGACCGCGACCCATATCGCGACCAAGCTCGCGCGCCATTTCGTCGCCGACAATCCGCCGCCCGCTCTGGTCGCGAAGCTCGCCAAGGCGTTTCACGATTCGGATGGCGATCTGAAAATCGTGTCGGCGGCGCTGATCGAGGACGACGGCGCGTGGAAGGCGCCGCTCACCAAGATCCGCAATCCCAGCGATTTCCTGATCGCCGCCGCTCGCGCGCTCGATTACAAGGCGAGCGATCCCAATCCCATCCTTGGCGGCCTCAATGCGCTTGGCATGGGCCTGTGGCAGCCGCCGGGGCCGAACGGCTATCCCGATGTCAGCGAAGCATGGGCCTCGCCCGAGGCGATGAAGGTGCGCCTCGACATTTCCTGGCAAATTGCCCAGCGGGTCAGGGACATGGGCAACCCGCTCTCCGTGCTCGACACGGCCGCCGGCCTCGCAACCTCGCGCGAGACGCGCGAAGCGATCTCCCGCGCCGAGACGCGCCAGCAGGCGCTCGCCATTCTGTTCATGTCACCCGAATTCCAGCGGAGATAG
- a CDS encoding metallophosphoesterase family protein, whose amino-acid sequence MSHPHDESDSNGVSRRHALECMIWAGTGLLWTVAGGVPKSMLLTEAKAATPTGFSFLQISDSHIGFDKAANPHALDTLKEAIDKINAMPAKPAFMIHTGDITHLSKDSEFDNAAQIIGSTKLQTFYVPGEHDMIDPDQGKAYLDRYGKNTKGSGWYSFDQNGVHFIGLVNVVNLKAGGLGLLGEEQLAWLADDLRNISKSTPIVVFAHIPLWTIYPQWGWGTDDGGRVLDMLKDYGSVTVLNGHIHQIVQKVEGNMTFHTARSVAFPQPEPGKAASPGPMVVPADKLRDMLGLTSVTYTVGKHDLAIIDTTLSGN is encoded by the coding sequence ATGTCGCACCCCCACGATGAATCGGACAGCAACGGCGTCAGCCGCCGCCATGCTCTGGAATGTATGATTTGGGCCGGCACCGGCCTGCTCTGGACCGTTGCCGGCGGTGTGCCGAAGTCCATGTTGCTGACAGAGGCCAAGGCGGCAACGCCGACGGGTTTCAGCTTCCTGCAGATCAGCGACAGCCATATCGGCTTTGACAAAGCGGCCAATCCGCATGCGCTCGATACGCTGAAAGAGGCGATCGACAAGATCAACGCCATGCCGGCGAAACCCGCGTTCATGATTCACACCGGCGACATCACCCATCTGTCGAAGGACAGCGAATTCGACAATGCCGCGCAGATCATCGGCAGCACCAAGCTCCAGACCTTCTATGTGCCCGGCGAACACGACATGATCGACCCCGATCAGGGCAAGGCCTATCTCGACCGCTACGGCAAGAACACCAAGGGTTCGGGCTGGTATTCCTTCGATCAAAACGGCGTGCATTTCATCGGCCTCGTCAATGTCGTCAATTTGAAAGCCGGTGGTCTTGGCCTTCTGGGAGAGGAACAACTCGCCTGGCTCGCCGACGACTTGCGCAACATATCCAAGTCGACGCCGATTGTGGTCTTCGCGCATATTCCGCTCTGGACCATCTATCCCCAATGGGGTTGGGGCACCGACGACGGCGGCCGCGTGCTCGACATGCTGAAAGACTATGGTTCGGTCACGGTGCTGAACGGCCATATTCATCAGATCGTACAGAAGGTCGAAGGCAATATGACCTTTCATACCGCGCGTTCGGTCGCCTTCCCGCAGCCGGAACCCGGCAAGGCGGCGTCTCCTGGCCCGATGGTCGTGCCCGCCGATAAATTGCGCGACATGCTCGGCCTGACCAGCGTTACCTACACGGTCGGCAAGCACGATCTCGCCATCATCGACACGACGCTCAGCGGCAATTGA
- a CDS encoding cupredoxin domain-containing protein: protein MWKRLGIGRACACRIERSRRLFLVLGATQLLAATLLLAAARADDGASVTIDNFTFSPQTLTVAAGTTVVWKNNDDIPHLVVANDKSFRSKALDTDDSYSFTFTTPGTYNYFCGLHPHMTGTVVVK, encoded by the coding sequence ATGTGGAAACGACTAGGCATCGGCCGCGCCTGCGCGTGCCGGATCGAGAGGTCGCGCCGTCTCTTTCTTGTCCTCGGCGCAACGCAGCTTCTGGCTGCGACACTGCTCCTTGCAGCGGCGCGTGCGGACGATGGCGCTTCGGTAACGATCGACAATTTCACCTTCTCGCCCCAAACCCTCACGGTTGCAGCGGGAACGACCGTCGTCTGGAAAAACAATGACGACATTCCGCACCTGGTGGTCGCGAACGACAAAAGCTTCAGGTCGAAGGCGCTCGACACCGACGACAGCTACAGCTTCACCTTCACGACACCAGGCACCTACAACTACTTCTGCGGTCTGCACCCGCATATGACCGGCACGGTCGTGGTGAAGTAG
- a CDS encoding cytochrome b — translation MQALSYTATAKALHWLMAGLIFTGAAIGLSHAYMSTGAMLFWLNVHYAIGLCVIALSILRLAWRATHAVPPLPATIAALLRHLAHGTHLVLYGLMVVVPMSGALSYFARGKAMDLGLFQIPPLLARNPHLASTMLQVHGWLAYGFIAAIGAHIGAALLHQFVLGDEILSRMLPKGFIRLPPLPRRAKATD, via the coding sequence ATGCAAGCCTTATCCTATACGGCAACCGCGAAAGCTCTGCACTGGCTGATGGCCGGCCTCATCTTCACCGGCGCCGCCATCGGCCTCAGCCATGCGTATATGTCGACTGGCGCCATGTTGTTCTGGCTCAACGTGCATTATGCCATCGGCCTCTGCGTGATCGCCTTGAGCATCCTGCGCCTTGCTTGGCGCGCGACCCATGCGGTGCCGCCCCTGCCCGCCACGATCGCAGCCCTTCTGCGCCATTTGGCCCATGGCACGCATCTGGTGCTGTACGGGCTGATGGTGGTGGTACCCATGAGCGGCGCGCTTTCCTATTTTGCACGCGGCAAGGCTATGGATTTAGGCCTGTTCCAAATCCCGCCGCTGCTCGCACGCAACCCGCATCTCGCCAGCACCATGCTGCAAGTGCACGGCTGGCTCGCTTACGGCTTTATCGCGGCGATTGGCGCACATATCGGCGCCGCCCTGCTGCACCAATTTGTCTTGGGCGACGAAATCTTGTCGCGCATGCTACCCAAAGGCTTTATAAGGCTCCCGCCCCTGCCGCGGCGCGCCAAAGCGACGGACTAG
- a CDS encoding sigma-70 family RNA polymerase sigma factor: MTDERIATRFQEIVMPHLDDALSLARWLTGNRDDAEDVVQDACLRAHGALDTYAGGSARAWLLAIVRNTAFTWLAKNRRKTLVFTDDETHLDQIDPDATPEAALIAKTDALALNRAIADLPEQFREALVLRDLQGLSYKDIAETCGVPIGTVMSRLTRARNLLLTRLKEGNA; this comes from the coding sequence TTGACCGACGAGAGGATTGCGACACGTTTTCAAGAGATCGTCATGCCCCATCTCGATGACGCGCTGTCTTTGGCCCGCTGGCTCACCGGCAACCGGGACGATGCGGAGGATGTGGTGCAGGATGCGTGCCTGCGCGCCCATGGCGCGCTCGACACGTACGCTGGTGGGTCCGCCAGAGCCTGGCTTCTCGCCATCGTGCGCAATACGGCCTTCACCTGGCTCGCCAAGAACCGCCGCAAAACCCTGGTCTTCACCGACGACGAAACGCATCTCGACCAGATCGATCCCGACGCCACACCCGAGGCCGCATTGATTGCCAAAACCGATGCCCTTGCATTGAACCGCGCCATTGCCGACTTGCCGGAACAATTCCGCGAGGCTCTGGTGCTGCGCGATCTGCAGGGCCTGTCATACAAGGACATTGCTGAAACCTGCGGCGTGCCGATCGGAACGGTGATGTCGCGCCTCACCCGCGCGCGCAATCTTTTGCTGACGCGATTGAAGGAGGGCAACGCATGA
- a CDS encoding anti-sigma factor family protein yields the protein MSDLSPRDKILRLNAYLDGELDAGNVLAMEDLLRQDAGLKAEHDRLVALRGALRQVTPERARDDFRAKIAAIGAPKPADNVAHLNFALPRKTFWTGGEWQRLAATFLIAAFLGGGLTYWLTVPNADDLLAQNLVTDHQRSLLAAQPFDVASSDRHTVKPWFDTKLAISPPVVLLTEDGFELAGGRADIVKGRAVPTMVYRRREHLISVTAIPQIGSEIPPLPPRALNGYNVLTWQGQGFTYWAVSDIAPEELAGFAKAFQKAAAAL from the coding sequence ATGAGCGACCTCTCCCCGCGCGACAAAATCTTGCGGCTCAATGCGTATCTCGATGGCGAATTGGATGCGGGCAACGTTCTCGCCATGGAAGACCTGCTGCGCCAGGACGCCGGCCTCAAAGCCGAACACGACCGCCTTGTCGCGTTGCGCGGCGCCCTGCGGCAAGTAACACCGGAGCGCGCGCGTGACGACTTCCGCGCGAAAATCGCCGCGATCGGCGCGCCCAAGCCGGCGGACAATGTGGCGCATCTCAACTTCGCCTTGCCGCGCAAGACTTTCTGGACGGGTGGAGAATGGCAGCGGCTCGCGGCGACCTTCCTGATCGCGGCCTTTCTCGGCGGCGGCCTCACCTATTGGCTGACCGTGCCGAATGCCGACGATCTGCTGGCACAGAACCTGGTGACCGACCACCAGCGCAGCCTGCTCGCCGCGCAGCCCTTCGATGTCGCCTCCAGCGACCGGCATACGGTGAAGCCGTGGTTCGACACCAAGCTCGCGATCTCGCCGCCGGTCGTACTCCTGACCGAAGACGGTTTCGAGCTCGCCGGCGGCCGCGCCGACATCGTCAAGGGCCGCGCGGTTCCGACCATGGTCTACCGCCGCCGTGAGCATCTCATCAGCGTCACGGCCATCCCCCAAATTGGCAGCGAAATCCCGCCGCTGCCGCCGCGCGCGCTCAATGGCTACAATGTGCTGACCTGGCAGGGCCAGGGCTTCACCTATTGGGCGGTCTCCGACATCGCGCCGGAGGAATTGGCGGGATTTGCCAAGGCCTTCCAGAAGGCCGCGGCGGCCTTGTAG